From Xyrauchen texanus isolate HMW12.3.18 chromosome 12, RBS_HiC_50CHRs, whole genome shotgun sequence, one genomic window encodes:
- the ppl gene encoding LOW QUALITY PROTEIN: periplakin (The sequence of the model RefSeq protein was modified relative to this genomic sequence to represent the inferred CDS: deleted 1 base in 1 codon) — protein MFRKKTAKSTVKIIEKRPTEVDLAVLIDKLQKNADKVEKNIVETEQNLNKDIRKINEGKQPLYQDDTNKRILNSLELLSSLDEDAVQATYLKHPQAEMIEKDMKQLRVRVMKLREEHDRIYNITRSEQAPTVNWGKMINEKQATLNNRGFGQDLPTVENEVEQHNIFHSEVEALAPYITGDRDSLDGQQARYNRLLETSTARQKNLLSLRDYMQRCTNELYWMDQQAEERITYDWSDNNLDYPARKRQYENFISKCLESKEKTITQLNEDGEELVEQNHPGKNVIGAHMDAVHADWKEYLNLLICEENHLKNMDDYHKFQKDARDINDVLKRLETEINQKYNPEFKDMYQMEGLIADLDDQAKAMNHYDERLKALQKRSVQVLPLKYRRETPQKLLPIEALCEYDTDEGSILRGENYTLLKNNGPKWDVKDSNGRTISVPGVCFIIPPTDPEAVSIAENLINQQKSIKQKVASSKSVLQARLGELRKDSTGSQDKQELQCRQLMAGMDKVIGDLDRQEKAIYSRVRPPLEQTRPVQDSADRLQDMKDIGSTVRKIELEKSAKVQEAETFLRSNPKCASAPQLYTKVDETNKKYNKVDLLLKSADEKLQNSSRLENSLQNGKALLSTYENKMAKEEVAPSDISSLEKTQRELADIASELRAKRSTVTETEQNLRAAKSSCDNMATKVQEHCPDIERQEADVQKLNKRFDNLNRQIDARSQSLQRAKVAYANYHNDYDNLNSWLSRIPNYEARETDDIKQIEGKLKNQRNLLSDITRKESDLNNVSRNAQLYQQAIKDYENEAEQFKAILDLEDGLVPQTYKRSRLQSPALKVKAEESAIEAKFTEVNAVNKQRLQNLEFAQSLLNQQPEVTVIRQDVQTVRSSAPGEEPWRIKKQLQEEIQRREQMEREIQTIQSDIYILEGQKPQDTIVKKELIKKVADPHLEEEFHKVQQKLTDERRNTRVLESELETLRVKLRGIDTEMKEGAQQYTVKEVLRIERDRGQEEEIRKLREELEELRRVKIVRENEIIQIQKQVTILTEEKTKEQEIITEEEVIKVQNDPQLESEYRLLLERKQKEVDSRTQLEDELRFLQEKLKRLEKEKAMAEEKITIKEVLKVEKDIGLEREVENLRRQYEDEKSKRSASMREKTDLQRKITSLEEEKSKVIIQENLREIVRPDPKAESEVANLRFELVEQQRRCRDSELQLKSLQEELIMLRNRGPQIEYKEIIKEVIKYKTDPETERELEKLRIEIVDKTHLTEKTETEILQLKDEILRWKDTKPQIQTKEVVNEILQYREDPNTKEEIETLKRKLAEEQRKRLDLERERSSNEERIRLKKIDLSQVREKIVQQEVVEVKEDPVLRSEIDTFSQNINNEQKQREILKEELLRLQRQKADLELQLEELEREREARRDAELEIQRLRVRLNELEIRDKENREKVTVKQKVVLQQDPQQEKEHSILRLQVEEERHKRMLLEKEYNALLLQQDKLERMEVREKVVRTETVQVEKDPEAEIEINRLKRSLQEETMRRRELDQELITVNSRISEMEFTNTKSSKELDYIRDESNRLQQENQRLQNEIRKLHSEIEITTKETRTITESGTVENSRNMEIRLESLQRELSDLKRIRIERDEEIEKLKKSLSSMRVKSEQRESHLRRSIVVIDPDTGKEMRPEEAYKLGLIEWKMFVNLQSQECDWEEITVKGPNGESSVLHDRKSGKKFSIEDALKAGNITNRQLQQYQNKEISIQEFGVMLSGTGK, from the exons GATATCAGGAAAATCAATGAGGGCAAGCAGCCGCTGTACCAGGATGACACCAACAAAAGGATCCTGAACTCACTGGAGCTATTGAGTAGTCTGGATGAGGATGCAGTGCAGGCCACCTATTTGAAGCACCCTCAGGCTGAGATGATTGAGAAGGA TATGAAACAGCTGCGAGTGCGTGTGATGAAGCTCCGTGAGGAACATGATCGCATTTACAACATTACAAGATCGGAACAGGCTCCCACCGTCAATTGGGGAAAGATGATCAATGAGAAACAG GCAACCCTTAACAACAGAGGATTCGGACAAGATCTGCCCACCGTCGAAAATGAAGTGGAACAGCACAATATTTTCCACAGTGAAGTGGAGGCATTAGCTCCGTATATCACTGGAGACAGG GACAGTTTGGATGGCCAGCAGGCGAGGTACAACAGGCTACTG GAAACCTCCACTGCTCGTCAGAAGAACCTGCTCAGTCTGAGGGACTACATGCAGCGCTGCACCAACGAGCTCTACTGGATGGACCAGCAAGCTGAGGAGCGCATCACATATGACTGGAGTGATAACAACCTGGACTATCCAGCCCGAAAGAGGCAGTATGAG AACTTCATCAGCAAGTGTCTGGAGTCAAAGGAGAaaaccatcacccagctgaatgAAGACGGAGAAGAACTTGTTGAGCAGAACCACCCGGGAAAAAATGTCATTGGG GCACACATGGATGCTGTCCATGCAGATTGGAAGGAATATCTCAACTTGCTTATTTGTGAGGAGAATCACCTCAAGAACATGGATGACTATCACAAA TTTCAAAAGGATGCAAGAGACATTAATGATGTGCTGAAGCGCCTGGAGACCGAGATCAACCAGAAGTATAATCCTGAGTTTAAAGACATGTACCAGATGGAAGGCTTGATTGCTGACCTGgat GATCAGGCAAAAGCCATGAATCATTATGACGAACGTCTGAAAGCTCTTCAGAAGCGCAGTGTGCAGGTGCTACCTCTAAAGTACCGAAGGGAGACTCCTCAGAAACTGCTCCCAATCGAGGCTTTGTGTGAATATGATACTGACGAG GGTTCAATTTTGCGAGGAGAGAATTACACTCTGCTCAAGAACAATGGGCCCAAATGGGATGTGAAGGACTCAAATGGCCGCACCATCAGCGTTCCAGGAGTGTGCTTTATAATCCCACCCACTGATCCTGAGGCTGTGTCCATCGCTGAAAA TCTGATAAACCAGCAAAAAAGCATCAAACAGAAGGTGGCCAGCAGCAAATCTGTATTACAGGCTCGACTAGGGGAACTAAGGAAGGATAGTACAGGCAGTCAAG ATAAACAAGAGCTGCAATGCCGTCAGCTGATGGCAGGAATGGATAAAGTGATTGGTGATCTGGATAGGCAGGAGAAGGCCATTTACTCTCGAGTGCGCCCCCCACTGGAGCAAACACGTCCTGTACAGGACAGTGCTGACAGGCTACAAGACATGAAG GATATTGGTTCCACTGTTCGTAAGATAGAGCTGGAAAAGTCTGCAAAAGTGCAGGAGGCTGAAACTTTCCTCAGATCCAATCCCAAATGTGCAAGTGCACCACAGCTCTACACTAAGGTGGATGAGActaacaaaaaatacaacaaagtTGACTTGCTGCTGAAGAGTGCAGATGAGAA ACTGCAGAATTCCAGTCGCCTGGAGAACTCTTTGCAGAATGGCAAAGCTCTACTGTCCACCTAtgaaaacaaaatggcaaaagaggAAGTCGCCCCATCTGACATCAGCTCGCTGGAGAAGACTCAGCGCGAGTTGGCG GACATTGCTTCTGAGCTGAGGGCAAAAAGATCTACTGTCACAGAGACAGAGCAGAACCTGAGAGCTGCCAAGTCCAGCTGTGACAATATGGCCACCAAAGTTCAAGAACACTGCCCTGATATTGAGAGACAAGAGGCAGATGTTCAGAAACTCAACAAACGCTTTGACAACTTGAACAGACAGATTGATGCAAG ATCACAAAGTCTGCAAAGAGCCAAAGTGGCCTATGCCAACTACCACAATGACTATGACAACCTCAACAGCTGGCTATCACGGATACCAAACTATGAGGCACGCGAAACGGACGATATCAAACAGATTGAAGGAAAACTGAAAAATCAAAGA AATCTGCTTTCCGACATCACAAGAAAGGAGTCTGACCTGAACAATGTTTCAAGAAATGCACAGCTTTATCAGCAAGCAATCAAG GACTATGAAAATGAAGCTGAACAGTTTAAAGCCATCCTTGACCTTGAAGATGGCTTGGTTCCCCAGACATACAAAAGGAGCAGACTTCAATCTCCTGCTTTGAAAGTGAAGGCAgag GAATCTGCTATTGAGGCCAAATTCACTGAAGTGAATGCTGTGAACAAGCAGAGACTGCAGAACCTAGAGTTTGCTCAAAGTCTTCTTAACCAG CAACCAGAGGTCACAGTAATCAGACAAGACGTCCAGACCGTGAGATCATCTGCCCCAGGAGAAGAGCCCTGGAGAATCAAAAAACAGCTTCAGGAAGAAATCCAGCGGAGAGAACAAATGGAAAGGGAAATTCAGACAATCCAGAGTGATATCTATATATTAGAGGGCCAAAAACCACAGGATACAATTGTAAAGAAAGAGTTAATCAAGAAGGTGGCTGACCCCCATCTGGAAGAAGAATTTCACAAAGTCCAGCAGAAGCTCACAGACGAACGCAGAAACACTCGTGTCCTGGAGAGTGAACTAGAAACCCTCCGTGTTAAGCTACGTGGGATTGACACCGAAATGAAAGAGGGAGCTCAGCAGTATACCGTCAAAGAGGTACTCCGCATTGAGAGAGACAGGGGGCAAGAGGAAGAAATCAGGAAACTAAGAGAAGAGCTAGAGGAACTCAGGCGGGTGAAAATAGTCAGAGAAAATGAAATCATTCAGATTCAGAAGCAAGTTACTATACTTACAGAGGAAAAAACAAAGGAACAGGAGATCATTACTGAGGAGGAAGTCATTAAAGTTCAAAATGACCCTCAACTTGAGAGCGAGTATAGATTGTTGCTTGAGAGAAAGCAAAAAGAAGTAGACAGCCGAACGCAACTCGAAGATGAGCTTCGTTTCCTGCAGGAGAAACTGAAGCGCCTTGAAAAGGAAAAGGCAATGGCTGAGGAGAAGATAACCATCAAAGAGGTGTTGAAAGTCGAGAAAGATATTGGAttggagagagaggtagagaaccTGAGGAGACAATATGAAGATGAAAAATCCAAGCGCAGTGCTTCTATGAGAGAGAAAACAGACCTCCAACGCAAGATTACTAGCCTGGAGGAAGAGAAGTCAAAGGTCATCATTCAGGAGAATTTGCGTGAGATTGTGCGACCTGATCCTAAGGCGGAGTCAGAGGTGGCAAATCTTAGATTTGAACTTGTAGAGCAACAGAGAAGGTGCAGAGATTCAGAGCTTCAGCTGAAGTCCCTTCAGGAAGAATTGATAATGCTGAGAAACAGAGGCCCACAAATTGAATACAAAGAAATCATCAAAGAGGTCATCAAATACAAGACTGACCCAGAAACAGAAAGAGAACTGGAGAAACTCAGGATTGAAATTGTGGACAAAACCCACCTAACAGAGAAAACAGAGACTGAGATACTCCAACTCAAAGATGAGATTCTGAGATGGAAAGACACTAAGCCTCAGATTCAGACCAAAGAGGTAGTAAACGAGATCCTGCAATACAGAGAGGATCCTAATACCAAAGAGGAGATTGAGACTCTCAAGCGGAAACTGGCTGAGGAGCAGAGGAAACGCTTGGACCTGGAGAGAGAAAGGTCTTCCAATGAAGAAAGAATCAGGCTTAAGAAGATTGACTTATCACAGGTGAGGGAAAAGATTGTCCAACAAGAAGTAGTGGAGGTGAAGGAGGATCCAGTCTTGAGGTCTGAAATTGACACCTTCTCTCAAAATATCAACAATGAGCAGAAACAAAGAGAAATCTTGAAGGAAGAGCTGCTCAGGCTGCAACGTCAAAAGGCTGATCTAGAACTTCAGCTCGAGGAACTGGAGCGTGAGCGC GAGGCTCGCAGAGATGCTGAGCTTGAAATTCAGAGGTTGAGAGTCCGGCTTAATGAATTAGAGATCAGAGACAAGGAAAACAGAGAAAAGGTTACCGTAAAGCAAAAGGTTGTACTACAGCAGGATCCTCAACAAGAAAAAGAGCACTCCATCTTGCGTCTCCAGGTTGAAGAGGAGAGGCACAAGCGTATGCTCTTGGAGAAGGAGTACAATGCCTTGTTGCTGCAGCAAGACAAACTTGAGAGAATGGAAGTTCGTGAAAAGGTTGTGCGAACTGAAACGGTTCAAGTCGAGAAAGATCCAGAGGCAGAGATTGAGATTAACAGGCTAAAGAGAAGTCTTCAGGAAGAGACCATGCGAAGACGTGAGCTGGACCAAGAGCTTATCACAGTGAACTCAAGGATTTCTGAGATGGAGTTCACCAATACAAAATCATCCAAAGAACTTGACTACATTCGTGATGAAAGCAACAGGTTACAGCAGGAGAACCAGCGCCTACAGAATGAGATAAGGAAGCTTCACTCTGAAATTGAGATCACAACAAAAGAAACCAGAACCATCACAGAGTCTGGTACAGTGGAGAATAGCAGGAACATGGAAATTCGACTGGAATCCTTGCAAAGAGAACTGTCTGACCTTAAACGTATCAGAATTGAAAGGGACGAAGAAATTGAGAAGCTAAAAAAGAGCCTGTCCTCAATGAGGGTCAAAAGCGAGCAAAGAGAAAGTCACCTCCGTCGTTCAATTGTTGTCATTGATCCAGACACCGGGAAGGAGATGAGGCCTGAGGAGGCTTACAAGCTTGGGCTCATCGAATGGAAAATGTTTGTAAACCTTCAAAGTCAGGAATGCGACTGGGAGGAGATCACTGTCAAGGGTCCAAATGGCGAGTCCTCTGTTCTTCATGACAGAAAATCAGGAAAGAAGTTTTCCATTGAAGATGCTCTGAAGGCTGGAAACATCACAAACCGCCAGCTGCAGCAATATCAGAACAAAGAAATCAGTATCCAAGAGTTTGGTGTCATGCTGTCCGGCACAGGCAAATAA